TACAACAAATACATTACTCGGTCCCGATGAAGTTAAAGTAAACAATAATACTGCTTACATAATTTATGAAACTACAGAAAAGAAAAACCCATACTTGCCTGATTTTGATAAAGTAAAAGACAAAGTTATAAAAGCTTACATTAAATATAAAGCTAAAGAGCTAGCAAAAGATGCATTTTTAAAAGCTTTAACTGAAAAACCACTTAATTTAGAGAAGATAGCGTCTGAGTATAATTTAAAAATTCAAACAACTCCAATGTTTTCAAAAATGAATCCGGACCCTAATTTTGCCTGTTTTAATAATGCAGAAAATATCGATTTTATTTTCAAGCAAAATAAAGGTTTTGTAGGTAGCTGCAGCGCAAATTCGGATAATTATATTTACCAGATTGCCGACAAAAAAGCCGATATGAATCTTTATGAGCAATATAAAAATCAGCTTAAAGCCCAAATGAAAGACGAAGAAGTTGGCAAAGCGCTTGAAAATTTATTAAAGACTCTAAAAGCCAATACAAAAATTGTAATAAATCCCCAAATCGTAAATGAAAGCTCCAATCAATAAAATTGTTGAGACACTTAGAGAAATTTACCCTTCCTTGCAAGAGCCTATTGTTACAGAGGTTGCAAGAGAGGGTAACCCTTTTTTTGTTTTGATATCTACTATACTGAGTTTGCGCACAAAAGATAAAACAACAAAAGAAGCTACTCAAAGACTATTAAGTGTAGCAAAAACGCCAAATGAGATGCTTAAATTAACGCAAGAGCAAATTGCAAAACTCATTTATCCGGTAGGTTTTTACAATGTTAAAGCAAAAAACATACTTGAAGTATGTAAAATTCTGGTAGAAAAATACGACTCTAAAGTGCCAGATAGTCTTGAAGATTTGCTGGGTTTGCCAAATGTAGGAAGAAAAACGGCAAATCTTGTTTTATCAAAGGGTTTTAATATCCCTGCAATTTGTGTGGATATTCATGTTCATAGGATTTCTAATAGGTTGGGGATTGTAAAAACAAAAACACCAATTCAAACAGAATTTGAACTTATGAAAGTATTGCCAAAAAAGTACTGGATTGAGTATAACGATTTGCTTGTGCCTTTTGGTCAAAATATATGCACGCCAATATCGCCATTTTGCTCAAAGTGCAAGTTAAGTTTTATATGTCCTAAAATTGGCGTTAAAAGCTCAAGATGAGTTACATTGAAACGCTTAAAAATTGTGCTAAAGATAAAAAAAGAGGCTCGCTTGATATAGCATTAGATATTATTGAAGCAAGTTTTGCGCTCGCAAACTTAAATGAACACAAAAAACTAATTGTATTATTGAATGAGATAATAAAAAAGCAGCCTTCAATGTCTCTTGTTATAAATGTGTGTTTTAAAATAATAGATTTGTTAAAAAAAGATGAAGTCCAAAAGATAATTTTTTTAAAACAAGATTTACTTGATTTTATACAGGAATCTACACTAAAAGCCTCAAAATTTTTAGATGGAAAATCTGTATGTACAATTTCCTACTCAAAAGAAGTTTTTTTAAGCATTACAAAATCTTTGTGCAAAACTGTTTATATTGGTATAGGTCATCCCAAAAAAGAAGGTGAAGCTTTTGCTTTAGATTTGAAAAAAATCGGTAAGAATGTTGTGGTATTTGAAGATAATAATTACTTATTTGGTGCCAAAATGTGCGATGTATTTTTAAGTGGTGCAGATGCTTTGTTTGATGATTTTTTTGTAAATAAATCGCAAACCTTTTGTTTATGTTTGCTTGCAAGATACTTTAAAAAGCCTTTTTATGTAATAGCAAACAAATACAAATATTTACCAGAAAAGCTAAAAAATTACTATAAAATTTTACAAATGCCAAAATCAGAGGTTACAAAAAAAGATTTAGATACATATAATGTATATTTTGAAGAAATACCTTTAGAACTTGTTACTTTAATAGGGGGTTAAAATTGGAGTTTTTATTTGGACCGGTGCCATCAAGAAGGTTAGGCTTAAGCCTTGGGATAAATATAATACCTCACAAAACCTGCAATTATAATTGTGTATATTGTGAGGTAGGAAAAACCACTAATTTGACAAACAAAAGGCAATCGTTTTACAATATTGAAGATATAAAAAAAGATTTTGTTGAGCATGTGGATAAAGTAGGAAAATTTGATTTTATAACCTTTTCTGGTAGTGGTGAGCCTACTTTAAACAAAGATTTAGGGGAGCTTATAAAGTTTGTAAAAAGCTTTAATAAAGCAAAAATTGCTGTTTTGACAAATGGTAGTTTGCTTTATGATCAAGAGGTAAGACGAGAGCTTTATGAAGCTGATGTTGTAATACCAAGTTTGGATGCAGCCATAGAATCCACTTTTAAACGTATCAATCAACCACATAAAGAACTTAACTTAAAAAATATTATAGAAGGTTTAAAATTGTTTACACAAGAATTTAGCGGGGAAGTGTGGCTTGAAATTGTTTTCGCAAAAGGTATAAATGACAAGAAACAGGATATTGAAGCGCTAATTAAAGCTATTGAGTATATTAAGCCAAAAAAAGTACAAATAGGTACAATTGAAAGACCTCCAGCGTTCAATGGTGTACAAAAACTATCAAACGATGAGTTGATGAGTATTTATATGGCTTTGAAAGACTACAATGTTGAGCTTATAAAACCTTTTGCAGATAAAAATGTAAACTTTGATGAATTTTTGGAAAAATCTATAATAAAAATGATAAGCATAAGGCCATGCTCAATAGAAGAGCTTTCAGACGTATTTGATGCTAAAAATGAAGATGTTGATAATATAGTTACAAGGTTAATTAATGAAAAAAAAGCATTTAAAAAAACATTTGGTAATAAAGAATTTATAAGCGCAAGGAAGTAATAGTGAATCAAGCGAGTGCAGACTATAAAAAAGAATCAAAAAAAGTAATAAATAAATTACTTATAGCTTCAACTTTTATAAATTTAGCACTAACAATCATTAAATATGTTCTAGGTAAATGGATTGGAAATGTTGCTTTACAGGCTGACGCACTTCACTCTAGTCTTGATGTGCTCTCCAGCGTTATTGTGTTTAGTGCGATGTTTTTTTCTTATATAAAAAGTGAAAAATTTCCATTTGGCTTGTATAAATTAGAGAATATAGCATCGAGTTTTGTTTCTCTACTTATTATATTGACTGCGTTTGAGATAGGCTATAGTCTATTTGAAAAACGCGAGCCAGTCCACACAAGTGTTTTAAATCAAATAATCGTTGCAATTGTACTATTTTTTATAGTTATTTTAATGTATTTATACAGTAAATATGAAAAAAAAATAGGTACACAATACTCATCAAGTGGTTTGGTTTCAGATGCCGAACATATTAAAAGTGATTTATTTTCAATTTTTATAATAATTTGTAGCATAATTTTTTCAATTTTCGGTTTGAATATAGATAAGTATGTAGCTATTGTAATTGTAGTTATGATATTGCATTCTGGTTTTGAATTGTTAAAAAATTCCACGCTTGCTTTGCTTGATATAAATGTTGATAAAAAGACAATAGAAGCTATAAAACAGGAAATTTCACAATTTGAACATGTCAATGAGATAACTTCCATTAAAGGTCGAAAAAGCGGACGTTTTATGCTTTTAGAAATTATTGTTAAGCTTGATATTGCAAGTTTTGAGGAAGCACATAAATTATCAAGCCAGATAGAACAGCGCATTTATGAAAAATTTCCAAATGTTGATAATGTTATAGTCCACTATGAACCAATTGAAAAAAAGATTGTAAAAATATGTATACCTCAAACAAAAAACGAACAGATATCAGAAGATTTCAGCAACAGCAATTCTTTTTTGATTATAGATTATGATTTATCAAGAAAAAAAATTTTAAATAAACAGCAAAAACCAAATGATTTTTTAGAGTTAAAAGAAAAAAAAGGTATTCAGATTGCTTTATATTTAGTAAAAGAAGGTGTGGATATTATTGTAACCACAAAGCATATTGAAAATACTGGTCCATATTTTGTTTTTAAAACGCATAATAAAAAATTTTATGTAGTTGAAAATGTACAAATTGACAATCTGGAAGAATTATTAAAAAACATTTCAAATAAAATATATGTTAAGCAAACAGGGGAGGAAACATAGGTATGATTATTATCGGGAGCGATCATGCGGGTTTTGCTATGAAAGAAGCTATTAAAGAATATTTAGCTGGTTTAAATTACCTTGTAGAAGATGTGGGCACATTTAATGAAGATTCAGTAGATTATCCCGATTTTGCAAAAAAAGTTGCAAAAAAGGTTCAAGATAGTGATAATCTAGGTATTCTTATCTGTGGAACAGGTATTGGTATGAGTATTAGTGCAAATCGTTTTGTGGGTATAAGATGTGCATTGTGTCATGATGCTTATACAGCAGAATTTGCACGCAAACATAACAATGCAAATATTTTAGCTTTTGGAGGAAGGACTACAGGTCTTGAGATAGCAAAACAAATGGTGTATATTTTTTTAAACACGTCTTTTGAAGGCGGAAGGCATCAAAGGCGTGTAAATAAAATTGATACGGAAGGTGAAGAATGAATCTAAAAGACTCATTAAAAGACGCTGACATTGAACTTTTTGAGGCTATAGAAAAGGAAAAACAAAGACAAAATTTTTCTCTTGAAATGATTGCAAGCGAAAATTTTGTTTCAAGGGCAGTTTTGGAGGCACAGGGTTCAGTTTTAACAAATAAATATGCTGAAGGGTATCCAGCAAAACGTTATTACGGTGGATGTGAATTTGTTGATATTGCAGAACAACTTGCAATTGATAGGGCAAAAAAATTATTTGGTGCAGAGTATGTAAATGTCCAACCACATTCTGGATCTCAGGCTAACATGGCAATCTATATGGCAGCTCTCCAGCCAGGTGATAGGGTGCTTGGCATGGATTTAAGCAATGGTGGGCATCTTACGCACGGCTCAAGGGTAAATTTTTCTGGAAAATTGTACCTTACATTTGGATATGGAGTAAATCCTGAAACTGGTAGAATTGATTATGATGAAGTAGCTCAAATAGTTGATGAGTTCAAACCAAAACTCATTGTGTGTGGCGCCAGTGCTTATCCAAGGGAAATTGACTTTAAGAAATTCAGGGAAATTGCAGATAGAGTAGAAGCTTATGTTTTAGCAGATATTGCCCATATCGCAGGTCTTGTTGTGGCTGGTTTACATCAAAGTCCAATTCCTTATTGTGAATTTGTTACCACAACAACGCACAAAACTCTAAGGGGTCCAAGGGGTGGTATGATAATGTCTAAAGAGTTTTTTGGCAAAGCCATTGATAAAACAATTTTCCCTGGTATTCAAGGTGGACCGCTAATGCATGTCATAGCAGCAAAAGCAGTTTGCTTTAAAGAGGCGTTAAGCCCAGAGTTTGTTGAGTATCAAAAGCAAATCGTAAGAAACGCTAAAAAACTTGCGCAAGTTTTGATAGAAAACGGCTTTAAGCTCGTATCGGGCGGTACGGATAATCACATGATACTGGTTGATCTTACAAATAAAAACGTTACAGGTAAAGAGGCCGAAGAAGCGTTAGGTCAGGTAGGTATAACCGTAAATAAAAATACAATTCCTGGCGAAACAAAAAGTCCTTTTATTGCAAGTGGTATAAGGATTGGAACTCCAGCACTTACCACACGAGGTATGAAAGAACAGCAGATTGAAATCATAGGCCAGCTAATCACTGATACATTGAATAATATTGGCAATGAAAAAGTTTATAATAATATTAGACAAGAGGTGAAAAAACTCTGCGAAGAATTTCCTTTGCACTATTAATTTTGCTTTTTAGCTTTTTAATACATATAAG
The Desulfurella sp. DNA segment above includes these coding regions:
- the rpiB gene encoding ribose 5-phosphate isomerase B, which encodes MIIIGSDHAGFAMKEAIKEYLAGLNYLVEDVGTFNEDSVDYPDFAKKVAKKVQDSDNLGILICGTGIGMSISANRFVGIRCALCHDAYTAEFARKHNNANILAFGGRTTGLEIAKQMVYIFLNTSFEGGRHQRRVNKIDTEGEE
- a CDS encoding cation diffusion facilitator family transporter — protein: MNQASADYKKESKKVINKLLIASTFINLALTIIKYVLGKWIGNVALQADALHSSLDVLSSVIVFSAMFFSYIKSEKFPFGLYKLENIASSFVSLLIILTAFEIGYSLFEKREPVHTSVLNQIIVAIVLFFIVILMYLYSKYEKKIGTQYSSSGLVSDAEHIKSDLFSIFIIICSIIFSIFGLNIDKYVAIVIVVMILHSGFELLKNSTLALLDINVDKKTIEAIKQEISQFEHVNEITSIKGRKSGRFMLLEIIVKLDIASFEEAHKLSSQIEQRIYEKFPNVDNVIVHYEPIEKKIVKICIPQTKNEQISEDFSNSNSFLIIDYDLSRKKILNKQQKPNDFLELKEKKGIQIALYLVKEGVDIIVTTKHIENTGPYFVFKTHNKKFYVVENVQIDNLEELLKNISNKIYVKQTGEET
- the nth gene encoding endonuclease III, with amino-acid sequence MKAPINKIVETLREIYPSLQEPIVTEVAREGNPFFVLISTILSLRTKDKTTKEATQRLLSVAKTPNEMLKLTQEQIAKLIYPVGFYNVKAKNILEVCKILVEKYDSKVPDSLEDLLGLPNVGRKTANLVLSKGFNIPAICVDIHVHRISNRLGIVKTKTPIQTEFELMKVLPKKYWIEYNDLLVPFGQNICTPISPFCSKCKLSFICPKIGVKSSR
- the glyA gene encoding serine hydroxymethyltransferase produces the protein MNLKDSLKDADIELFEAIEKEKQRQNFSLEMIASENFVSRAVLEAQGSVLTNKYAEGYPAKRYYGGCEFVDIAEQLAIDRAKKLFGAEYVNVQPHSGSQANMAIYMAALQPGDRVLGMDLSNGGHLTHGSRVNFSGKLYLTFGYGVNPETGRIDYDEVAQIVDEFKPKLIVCGASAYPREIDFKKFREIADRVEAYVLADIAHIAGLVVAGLHQSPIPYCEFVTTTTHKTLRGPRGGMIMSKEFFGKAIDKTIFPGIQGGPLMHVIAAKAVCFKEALSPEFVEYQKQIVRNAKKLAQVLIENGFKLVSGGTDNHMILVDLTNKNVTGKEAEEALGQVGITVNKNTIPGETKSPFIASGIRIGTPALTTRGMKEQQIEIIGQLITDTLNNIGNEKVYNNIRQEVKKLCEEFPLHY
- a CDS encoding radical SAM protein; this encodes MEFLFGPVPSRRLGLSLGINIIPHKTCNYNCVYCEVGKTTNLTNKRQSFYNIEDIKKDFVEHVDKVGKFDFITFSGSGEPTLNKDLGELIKFVKSFNKAKIAVLTNGSLLYDQEVRRELYEADVVIPSLDAAIESTFKRINQPHKELNLKNIIEGLKLFTQEFSGEVWLEIVFAKGINDKKQDIEALIKAIEYIKPKKVQIGTIERPPAFNGVQKLSNDELMSIYMALKDYNVELIKPFADKNVNFDEFLEKSIIKMISIRPCSIEELSDVFDAKNEDVDNIVTRLINEKKAFKKTFGNKEFISARK